A single genomic interval of Stieleria maiorica harbors:
- the asnB gene encoding asparagine synthase (glutamine-hydrolyzing), translated as MCAIVGCVNWGLRRKLTRDRLMRAAESMQHRGRDGTRVMFQPASGQRGAFGLGHCRLAVNGGPSAVQPIGNRCGDISIVVNGELYDPGDVLRRRLESQGHRFATSSDSELALHLYVQHGLEFVQYLRGEFAIVIHDARENRLLAVRDRFGIKPLLYTQRAGETWFASQACAFRAAGIELECDTESVWHVMSFQYTLPDRTLQRNVFQIPPGCLAIARDETVQIHRYWDLDYPPLDDRNPSACIGDADELAAALADRFDEAVRIRLRGDVPVVSHLSGGIDSCSVLDSAVRQGGVAAAFSIGFPGDADHDESKSAVDIAARLGVHFYGVDGSPRHLIDAIEASVTASEGWCVNGHLPAKYLLSRAISQAGYKVALTGEGADELLAGYAHLKIDHCRSVAPAAIDGILAQNRTSYGSMIPAAGGTIPTQAIRAVLGYVPTFLAAKASQGWMIRSHLQASFLAPFSGRDAMAEFVAAVFDPDQIDNRHVVHQSLYVWMKTALAQNILRTLGDGCESAHATEGRLPMLDHLLFQWVKQQPIGRLIRSQQSGESDLRRGKTTERFADKWLLRAAMRDRLPSRVVNRPKHPFDAPPLANSLFRCQRLMDFLQSRIDDHPYFDAAKVRRTLSMMKDANQESKTATDPLWWMLLSSHSSLA; from the coding sequence ATGTGTGCCATCGTCGGATGTGTGAATTGGGGATTGCGACGGAAGCTGACCCGGGATCGATTGATGCGGGCGGCGGAATCGATGCAACATCGTGGCCGCGACGGTACGCGTGTCATGTTTCAACCCGCATCCGGTCAACGCGGGGCGTTCGGACTGGGGCACTGCCGCTTGGCAGTCAACGGAGGCCCGTCGGCAGTTCAGCCGATCGGAAACCGTTGCGGCGACATCTCGATCGTCGTCAACGGAGAATTGTACGATCCCGGTGATGTCCTGCGGCGACGTCTTGAATCCCAAGGACATCGATTTGCGACGTCCAGTGACAGCGAACTAGCACTCCACCTTTACGTTCAACATGGACTCGAGTTTGTCCAGTATTTGCGGGGCGAATTTGCCATCGTGATTCATGACGCCCGCGAGAATCGATTGCTGGCGGTCCGTGATCGATTCGGGATCAAGCCACTGCTATACACGCAGCGCGCCGGAGAGACCTGGTTCGCCTCGCAGGCCTGCGCCTTTCGAGCCGCGGGGATCGAATTGGAATGCGACACAGAATCGGTCTGGCATGTGATGAGTTTTCAGTACACGCTGCCGGATCGGACGTTGCAACGAAACGTCTTTCAAATCCCGCCCGGCTGTCTCGCAATCGCGCGCGACGAGACGGTGCAAATTCATCGCTACTGGGACCTTGACTATCCACCGCTGGATGACCGAAATCCGTCTGCGTGCATTGGCGATGCGGACGAGTTGGCCGCGGCGCTGGCCGATCGCTTCGACGAAGCGGTGCGGATTCGTCTGCGTGGCGACGTTCCCGTGGTCTCTCACCTCAGCGGGGGCATCGATTCGTGCAGCGTTTTGGATTCGGCGGTCCGGCAGGGGGGAGTCGCGGCGGCATTTTCGATCGGGTTTCCGGGCGATGCGGACCATGACGAATCAAAATCTGCCGTCGACATCGCCGCCCGCTTGGGAGTCCACTTTTATGGTGTTGATGGTTCTCCGAGGCATCTGATCGATGCCATCGAAGCCTCGGTCACGGCCAGTGAAGGTTGGTGCGTCAACGGTCACTTGCCCGCCAAATACCTGCTCAGTCGAGCGATTTCGCAGGCAGGGTACAAAGTGGCATTGACCGGCGAAGGGGCGGACGAGTTGCTGGCCGGATACGCTCATCTGAAAATCGATCATTGCCGTTCGGTCGCGCCCGCCGCAATCGACGGGATTCTGGCTCAGAATCGGACGTCCTATGGCAGCATGATCCCGGCCGCCGGCGGCACGATCCCGACGCAGGCGATTCGCGCCGTGCTGGGGTACGTGCCGACGTTTCTGGCCGCCAAAGCGTCACAGGGTTGGATGATCCGATCGCATCTTCAAGCGAGTTTCTTGGCCCCGTTTTCGGGCCGCGACGCGATGGCAGAATTCGTTGCCGCAGTGTTTGATCCGGATCAAATCGACAACCGACACGTGGTTCATCAATCGCTGTACGTTTGGATGAAGACGGCGCTGGCGCAAAACATTCTGCGTACCTTGGGCGACGGATGCGAATCGGCCCACGCAACGGAGGGCCGATTGCCGATGTTGGACCACTTGCTGTTTCAGTGGGTGAAACAACAGCCCATCGGTCGTTTGATCCGATCCCAGCAGAGCGGAGAATCGGATCTCCGACGTGGCAAAACAACCGAACGGTTCGCCGACAAGTGGCTGTTACGCGCCGCGATGCGAGATCGTCTGCCATCGCGTGTGGTCAATCGGCCGAAGCATCCCTTTGACGCGCCGCCGTTGGCCAACAGCCTGTTTCGATGCCAGCGTCTGATGGACTTTCTTCAGTCAAGGATCGATGACCACCCGTATTTCGATGCCGCCAAGGTTCGGCGGACGCTTTCGATGATGAAAGACGCGAACCAGGAATCCAAGACCGCCACCGACCCGTTATGGTGGATGCTGCTATCGTCCCATTCGTCCCTTGCGTAG
- a CDS encoding zinc-dependent alcohol dehydrogenase — MQALVRTDEGTEWRDVAAVTPGVGQVLVQVSLVGLCRTDLAVASGRLRVDTPRILGHEFVGRVVAVGEDVCGLSLGDKVAADPVLHCGRCDRCAGGWQHACRRARFLGVDVDGAIVQQIAIPAPNAWRLPASLDDRIAALLEPVAACAAVLKTPIDVSQRGVVFGRGRLASLTKMILQSRGFLHVHCVHRGAEPMESDQYDFAIDTEGTTRSVGQLADSLRPAGVLVLKSRPLRPVELQLRTLLPKEPQVVLVNYADFADARELLLDPAIDFASLLGPVWSAERSARAFEAAALDPFRKHFVDLTSFPAQNSVARSQHQCVPSSDV; from the coding sequence TTGCAAGCTCTTGTCCGAACCGATGAAGGAACCGAGTGGAGGGACGTCGCTGCGGTGACGCCCGGTGTCGGGCAGGTGCTCGTGCAAGTTTCGTTGGTCGGTTTGTGCCGGACGGACTTGGCGGTCGCGTCGGGACGATTGCGGGTCGACACACCGCGAATTCTCGGGCATGAGTTTGTCGGCCGCGTTGTCGCCGTCGGTGAGGATGTCTGCGGTCTTTCGCTCGGGGACAAGGTGGCCGCCGATCCGGTGCTACATTGCGGGCGATGTGACCGCTGTGCCGGTGGTTGGCAGCATGCTTGTCGCAGGGCACGGTTTTTGGGCGTCGACGTCGATGGTGCGATCGTCCAACAAATCGCCATTCCCGCACCAAACGCTTGGCGGCTTCCCGCGTCGCTGGATGATCGCATCGCCGCATTGCTCGAACCGGTCGCGGCCTGTGCGGCGGTGTTGAAGACACCGATCGATGTTTCACAGCGCGGCGTCGTCTTCGGCAGGGGGCGTTTGGCGAGTCTGACGAAGATGATCCTCCAGTCCCGCGGATTTTTGCACGTGCATTGCGTCCATCGCGGCGCGGAGCCGATGGAAAGTGACCAGTATGACTTTGCCATCGATACCGAGGGGACAACCCGATCCGTGGGGCAGCTCGCCGACAGTCTCCGACCGGCCGGCGTCTTGGTACTCAAGAGTCGGCCGCTGCGGCCGGTCGAATTGCAGTTGAGAACGCTGTTGCCCAAAGAGCCGCAAGTCGTCCTGGTCAACTACGCCGACTTTGCCGATGCCCGTGAATTATTGCTGGATCCCGCGATCGACTTTGCATCGTTGCTGGGACCGGTTTGGAGTGCGGAGCGATCCGCCAGGGCGTTTGAAGCTGCCGCGCTGGACCCGTTTCGGAAACATTTTGTCGACCTGACCAGCTTCCCGGCCCAGAATTCCGTCGCGAGATCGCAGCATCAATGTGTGCCATCGTCGGATGTGTGA
- a CDS encoding FG-GAP-like repeat-containing protein — protein MIKTVTRRAFKRKALIERLERRDLLAANPFGTNPLQRYDVSRNGEVSPLDALRVINAIALSDNGIADPAKSIGNFIDVNGDSMGTPLDALHVLNVLALDIPLVAATLPNDSAPGGVTNLDLVSNDYRVDLQISSGKLGNQGVFARIDGSGNAPFTEITSEFTASKASLSTQTLDAIAGGPLADGDHRFEIRVGADGNQIGFDLTIDRAAPMPQLLVDSTVRRTFDSAQLDLGESVSTTIVPTSFDLTIDGGSQHGQSIPIRSISSIDDATLVLSLFQSLPDESYRLKTSTTIEDVAGNVLAADTEIATFLVADPPNIGSTSPSAGEELVSVTRRTIVRFDEPVDASTVTSDAFYLIANGERVDGSIRVSSTERFATFFYDDPLPASTEIRVVVDGSKIIGRDGIALDADGDDEPGGVQHADFRTLPLTPVPGTGVFGFVKDSNTGEPIVGATIRVDSLPDKNVVTDVNGRFELTDMPAPEFFVHIDGTTATNLPAGFVYPNVGKPFHSQAGRLLQLNMAGTPFDIYLPPLKETDIQALSATESTMVGFGGDGRARLEQILPETDPTLFDEFSLTIEPGAAIDDAGTPATTAAIIPVEPDRIPAPLPSFLDPQLVVSIQTPGANSFDVPAAITFPNFDGLAPGEKSSIFSFDHDAGKWKIVGTGTVSEDGRRIVSDGGVIEAPGWHLARAGSLTKGGYKDFGQGQASVTISGLNRIFTAENQEAQIVISNTSTEPVKAEVVLDRISTLTKTKTDKMSLDLGPKESKTIDLKSRKITAGEISALQDEDPNTNHAKIYTGTVQVTATSEGAQIGDETFLYALIVAEDAKLAFPNVLKEEDSQPAADEKKVLHVDVVGPIQDMSFAGDDEDIEFKQSSGSASFSVLSTELLDRLQSPSGELTLSHKSEDLPAIPVNAADAIQLDPFAIRRVSGGVTGDINKRFTIEGKVEIGLAGPTFDPLFAIDGTFEVNEEFFLLSGSITTNLLEDIPGFGPEVFLTEKDKKVLRINRMTKEFELFPSKDVPGQPPKENAFVLAGLKFTLTELFLPQSGVGLGLKGKITLPDKLGNVEIDIGSGENSDNSVIITRNDVDLTGAKVEFPDQAFTLFDVQAEATELSLEFQKRGVDDLGIERGNRFLLRGQLELLFPEFDPKLRIAASFASPDDEEALVDLSDSLGVAWSFALEEEPDLATIDAKADSAPEAEDPPDDSFIRLEFKPDGSLGLDAVGRIALETWKVSRLLTIEDVFLQIDTVNDNFLGFGRILTPFKKAGEITALVGLEGGKLDLIAVVSGTVRILVGNGDGSFDDPISIPAPVGALGVSVADLNGDGLPDIVIGSNLTSGTPAFSLQQVDGSFAAFQDLVPGHLSGAAPNAVVTADLNDDNRTDVISSNQDSDDVTVILQNSLGGFFVAATLSVGDSPRDVLADDINGDGNVDLVISNRFDGAVSVYLGDGDGTFADELRFSTGGNPMEMALADFNEDGLLDLAVIDTLAKDIVVLLNQAS, from the coding sequence ATGATCAAGACCGTCACTCGACGTGCTTTCAAGCGAAAAGCATTGATCGAAAGATTGGAGCGGCGCGATCTGCTGGCCGCTAACCCGTTCGGCACCAATCCCCTGCAGCGGTACGACGTTTCCCGCAACGGCGAAGTCTCTCCGCTCGATGCGCTACGCGTGATCAACGCGATCGCATTGAGCGACAACGGGATCGCCGACCCGGCCAAGAGCATCGGCAATTTCATCGATGTGAACGGAGACTCGATGGGAACGCCGCTCGACGCGCTTCACGTGCTGAACGTCTTGGCGCTAGACATCCCGCTCGTCGCCGCGACCTTGCCCAATGACTCGGCCCCCGGTGGAGTGACAAATCTGGACCTGGTCTCCAATGATTATCGCGTCGATCTTCAAATCAGCTCGGGTAAGCTCGGCAACCAAGGGGTGTTCGCGCGAATTGACGGTTCGGGAAACGCTCCCTTCACCGAAATCACCAGTGAGTTTACGGCATCCAAAGCGTCGCTCTCGACACAAACGCTCGATGCGATCGCGGGCGGCCCCTTGGCGGACGGCGACCACCGTTTTGAAATTCGCGTGGGAGCCGATGGCAATCAGATAGGCTTTGATCTGACGATCGACCGCGCGGCGCCGATGCCGCAGTTGCTGGTCGATTCGACGGTGCGTCGCACATTTGATTCCGCCCAACTGGATCTTGGGGAATCCGTTTCCACCACGATCGTGCCGACCAGTTTCGACTTAACCATTGACGGCGGATCACAACACGGCCAGTCGATTCCGATTCGAAGCATCAGTTCCATCGACGATGCGACGCTCGTGCTATCGCTGTTCCAGTCATTGCCGGACGAATCGTATCGTTTGAAAACGTCCACGACGATCGAGGACGTGGCGGGGAACGTGTTGGCCGCGGACACCGAAATTGCAACCTTCTTGGTTGCCGATCCGCCGAACATCGGATCGACGTCTCCCAGCGCCGGCGAGGAATTGGTCAGCGTCACCCGAAGAACGATCGTTCGATTTGACGAACCGGTCGATGCGTCCACGGTGACCAGCGACGCGTTCTATTTGATCGCCAACGGCGAACGTGTCGACGGTTCGATTCGCGTGTCGAGCACCGAACGGTTTGCCACGTTTTTTTATGACGACCCGTTGCCGGCTTCGACGGAGATTCGGGTCGTGGTCGATGGCTCCAAAATCATCGGACGCGACGGCATCGCCCTCGATGCCGACGGCGATGATGAACCCGGGGGAGTGCAGCACGCCGACTTTCGCACCTTGCCGCTGACGCCCGTACCGGGGACAGGCGTGTTCGGGTTCGTGAAAGATTCCAACACGGGGGAACCGATCGTCGGCGCCACGATTCGCGTCGATTCCTTGCCCGACAAAAATGTCGTGACCGACGTCAACGGACGCTTTGAGCTGACCGACATGCCGGCGCCGGAGTTCTTTGTCCATATCGATGGAACGACCGCCACGAATCTTCCCGCCGGCTTTGTCTATCCGAACGTCGGGAAACCATTTCACAGCCAAGCGGGACGTCTGTTGCAACTCAACATGGCCGGGACTCCCTTTGATATTTACTTGCCGCCGCTCAAGGAGACCGACATCCAGGCCTTGTCGGCGACCGAATCGACCATGGTCGGGTTTGGTGGCGACGGACGTGCGCGTCTGGAACAGATTCTGCCGGAGACCGATCCGACGTTGTTCGACGAGTTTTCGCTGACGATCGAGCCCGGTGCCGCGATCGATGACGCGGGAACGCCCGCCACGACCGCCGCGATCATCCCGGTCGAACCGGATCGTATCCCCGCGCCCCTGCCATCTTTCTTGGATCCACAACTGGTCGTTTCGATCCAAACCCCCGGTGCGAACAGTTTTGACGTGCCGGCGGCGATCACCTTCCCCAACTTTGACGGCCTTGCCCCAGGAGAAAAATCGTCCATTTTCTCGTTCGATCACGACGCGGGCAAATGGAAGATCGTGGGCACCGGAACGGTCAGCGAAGATGGACGTCGCATCGTTTCCGACGGCGGCGTCATCGAAGCACCGGGATGGCACTTGGCCCGCGCCGGAAGCCTCACCAAGGGCGGCTACAAGGATTTTGGACAAGGCCAGGCTAGCGTGACGATCAGCGGATTGAACAGGATTTTCACCGCCGAGAATCAGGAGGCGCAAATCGTCATCAGCAACACGTCCACCGAGCCGGTCAAGGCAGAGGTTGTGCTGGACCGGATCTCCACACTGACAAAGACCAAGACCGACAAGATGTCCTTGGACCTCGGCCCCAAGGAATCCAAGACGATCGATCTGAAATCACGCAAAATCACCGCGGGGGAAATCAGCGCACTGCAGGACGAGGACCCGAACACCAACCATGCCAAAATCTACACCGGCACGGTTCAAGTCACGGCGACCAGCGAAGGTGCGCAGATCGGCGATGAAACGTTTCTGTACGCCTTGATCGTTGCCGAAGACGCCAAATTGGCCTTTCCCAATGTCTTGAAAGAAGAGGATTCACAACCGGCCGCGGACGAAAAAAAGGTCTTGCACGTGGACGTGGTGGGTCCGATCCAGGACATGAGCTTCGCCGGCGACGATGAAGACATTGAATTCAAGCAGTCATCGGGATCGGCCAGCTTCAGCGTGCTGTCGACGGAATTGCTCGATCGATTGCAAAGCCCCTCGGGCGAACTGACGTTGTCACACAAAAGCGAAGATTTGCCGGCGATTCCCGTCAACGCGGCCGACGCCATCCAGCTTGATCCCTTCGCCATCCGACGTGTCTCCGGTGGAGTCACCGGTGACATCAACAAGCGATTCACGATCGAAGGAAAGGTCGAAATCGGTCTCGCCGGGCCGACCTTCGATCCCTTGTTCGCGATCGACGGGACCTTCGAAGTCAACGAGGAGTTCTTTCTCTTGTCGGGATCGATCACGACGAACTTGCTGGAAGACATCCCTGGATTCGGCCCCGAGGTCTTCTTGACGGAGAAAGACAAGAAGGTCTTGCGGATCAACCGGATGACCAAAGAGTTTGAATTGTTCCCCAGCAAAGACGTGCCCGGCCAACCGCCCAAAGAAAATGCGTTCGTGTTGGCCGGATTGAAATTCACGCTGACCGAATTGTTCTTGCCCCAATCGGGCGTCGGCCTGGGGTTGAAAGGAAAAATCACGCTGCCGGATAAACTCGGGAACGTCGAAATCGATATCGGGTCCGGCGAAAACTCCGATAACTCGGTGATCATCACCAGAAACGACGTGGATCTGACCGGAGCAAAGGTCGAGTTTCCCGATCAGGCATTCACGTTGTTTGATGTCCAGGCCGAAGCGACGGAGTTGAGTTTGGAATTTCAAAAACGCGGCGTCGATGACCTGGGCATCGAACGCGGCAACCGATTTTTGCTGCGCGGACAGCTGGAGTTGTTGTTCCCAGAATTCGATCCCAAATTGCGGATCGCCGCCTCGTTCGCATCCCCGGACGACGAAGAAGCGTTGGTCGATTTGAGCGATAGCCTGGGCGTGGCGTGGTCGTTTGCTCTGGAAGAAGAACCGGATCTGGCCACTATCGATGCCAAGGCCGACAGTGCCCCGGAAGCGGAGGACCCGCCGGACGATTCGTTCATCCGACTCGAGTTTAAACCGGATGGTTCGCTGGGTTTGGACGCCGTCGGCAGGATCGCGTTGGAAACATGGAAGGTCAGCCGACTGCTGACGATCGAAGATGTTTTCCTGCAGATCGATACCGTCAACGACAATTTTTTGGGCTTCGGACGGATCCTGACTCCGTTTAAGAAGGCCGGAGAGATCACCGCGCTGGTCGGCCTGGAGGGCGGCAAGTTGGATTTGATCGCCGTCGTCTCAGGTACCGTCAGGATTCTGGTCGGCAATGGGGACGGCAGCTTTGACGATCCGATTTCGATTCCGGCCCCGGTTGGAGCATTGGGCGTCTCGGTCGCCGACCTCAACGGCGACGGTCTGCCGGACATCGTGATCGGCAGCAATTTGACCTCCGGCACGCCGGCCTTTAGCCTGCAACAAGTCGACGGCAGTTTTGCTGCCTTCCAAGACCTCGTCCCCGGTCATCTGTCCGGCGCCGCTCCCAACGCCGTGGTCACCGCGGATCTGAATGACGACAATCGAACGGACGTGATTTCATCGAACCAGGACAGCGACGACGTGACCGTCATTCTACAAAACAGCCTGGGAGGTTTCTTCGTCGCTGCAACCTTAAGCGTCGGCGATTCACCGCGAGACGTGCTTGCCGACGACATCAACGGTGACGGCAACGTGGACTTGGTGATCTCCAACCGTTTCGATGGTGCCGTTTCGGTTTACCTAGGTGACGGTGACGGGACCTTTGCCGATGAACTTCGGTTCAGCACCGGCGGAAACCCGATGGAGATGGCCTTGGCCGACTTCAACGAAGACGGCCTGCTGGATCTCGCAGTCATCGACACGCTTGCCAAGGATATCGTGGTCCTATTGAATCAGGCATCCTAG
- a CDS encoding class I SAM-dependent methyltransferase, whose amino-acid sequence MTPTKSQTPSETAWWKSFYDDVAKVVLADQAPATIVRQVDTIVRLTGLSKGHRVIDQCCGLGQHACELASRGVDVVGVDQSADYIDHARQLAGHRNVAAEFVVADALEYQHPERVDAIYNWHSSFGYARHDAQNGRMLDAARHSLRHGGMMLLEFPNMLHLLANFQESIVSQHPDGVALTRTSRIAACTGTLHQVWEYRRNGQRVRRHESTLRIYLPDQLIKMFCDYGFDDVCALSPCGEPLTPAEPRCIIVGRNPSDG is encoded by the coding sequence ATGACCCCAACGAAATCACAAACTCCCTCCGAAACCGCCTGGTGGAAATCGTTTTATGATGATGTGGCCAAGGTGGTCCTGGCGGACCAAGCCCCCGCCACCATCGTGCGCCAGGTCGACACGATCGTGCGGTTGACGGGCCTGTCGAAAGGTCATCGCGTGATTGACCAGTGTTGCGGTTTGGGGCAACATGCCTGCGAACTGGCAAGCCGTGGTGTCGATGTCGTTGGAGTCGATCAGTCGGCCGATTACATCGATCATGCCCGACAACTTGCCGGACATCGGAATGTCGCTGCCGAATTTGTCGTCGCCGACGCGTTGGAGTATCAACACCCCGAGCGTGTCGATGCGATTTACAACTGGCACAGCAGTTTCGGTTACGCCCGACACGATGCCCAGAACGGGCGGATGCTTGACGCCGCCCGCCACTCGCTTCGACACGGCGGGATGATGTTGTTGGAATTCCCCAACATGTTGCACCTGTTGGCCAATTTCCAGGAATCGATCGTGTCGCAGCACCCCGACGGGGTTGCCCTGACGCGGACGTCGCGAATCGCCGCCTGCACCGGGACGCTGCATCAAGTTTGGGAGTATCGGCGAAATGGCCAGCGCGTCCGTCGACATGAGAGCACGCTGCGGATCTATCTGCCGGATCAACTGATCAAAATGTTTTGTGACTATGGTTTTGACGATGTGTGCGCTTTGTCACCGTGCGGCGAACCGTTGACGCCGGCAGAGCCGCGTTGCATCATCGTGGGGAGGAACCCTTCGGATGGTTGA